The Neobacillus sp. PS3-34 genome has a window encoding:
- a CDS encoding aldo/keto reductase translates to MNKRRLGTSDLMVTELGLGCMSIGTDETKAKEIIEAALDEGVNYFDTADLYDFGENERIVGKALKHVRDKVIIATKAGNRWNENKDGWSWDPSKEYIKEAVKASLKRLGTDYIDLYQLHGGTIDDPIDETIVAFEELKAEGYIRYYGISSIRPNVIREYVNKSSIISIMMQYSILDRRPEEVLPFLHQHEISVVTRGPLAKGLLSEKLLEKSSNKGYLEYSLEDLRHTLPALKEKVAQSRSMTEISLQFNLANPVIASVIAGASSVEQIRSNAKAVKSAPLSKEEVQMIQSLTKADSYQEHR, encoded by the coding sequence ATGAATAAAAGAAGACTTGGAACTTCAGATTTAATGGTGACTGAACTTGGACTTGGCTGCATGTCGATCGGAACGGATGAAACAAAGGCGAAAGAGATCATTGAAGCGGCTTTAGATGAGGGCGTCAATTATTTTGACACAGCCGATTTATATGATTTCGGTGAAAATGAGAGAATTGTTGGAAAGGCATTAAAGCATGTAAGAGATAAGGTCATCATTGCGACAAAGGCGGGTAACCGATGGAATGAAAATAAAGACGGATGGTCGTGGGATCCCTCAAAGGAATATATAAAGGAAGCGGTTAAAGCCAGCCTGAAGAGGCTTGGAACCGATTATATCGATCTGTACCAGCTGCATGGCGGAACAATTGACGATCCAATTGATGAAACTATTGTTGCATTTGAGGAATTGAAGGCGGAAGGTTATATACGTTATTACGGAATATCCTCTATCCGTCCAAATGTTATTCGCGAGTATGTTAATAAATCATCCATCATTTCTATCATGATGCAATACAGTATTTTAGACCGCCGCCCTGAAGAAGTTTTACCATTTCTCCACCAGCATGAGATCAGCGTAGTGACACGAGGGCCTCTTGCCAAAGGGCTTTTAAGCGAAAAATTGCTCGAAAAGTCTTCTAATAAAGGCTATTTGGAGTACAGTCTGGAAGACCTTCGCCATACCCTGCCAGCTTTGAAAGAAAAAGTAGCGCAGTCACGGTCCATGACCGAAATTTCACTGCAGTTTAATTTGGCGAATCCTGTTATTGCTTCTGTTATTGCTGGTGCTAGTTCAGTGGAACAAATCCGATCCAATGCAAAAGCAGTTAAAAGCGCACCGCTGTCAAAAGAGGAAGTGCAGATGATTCAGTCTCTTACAAAGGCCGATAGTTACCAGGAACACCGTTAA
- a CDS encoding CoA transferase subunit A — MKKICSSFKEAVADIHDGATLMVGGFGLCGIPENLILALVEKGVKDLTVISNNCGIDEWGLGLLLQNKQIKKMIGSYVGENKEFERQVLTGELEVELTPQGTLAEKIRAGGAGIPAFYTPAGVGTPIADGKETRSFNGKEYLLEEALTADFSLVRAWKGDRMGNLVYHKTARNFNPMIAAAGRVTIAEVETLHEIGELDPNFIHTPSIYVQTIIEGKQEKRIERLTVKK; from the coding sequence ATGAAAAAGATTTGCAGTTCCTTTAAAGAAGCTGTTGCAGATATTCATGATGGTGCGACACTGATGGTGGGTGGTTTTGGACTATGCGGCATTCCGGAGAATCTGATTCTCGCTTTGGTTGAAAAAGGGGTAAAAGATTTAACTGTTATTTCAAATAACTGTGGTATCGATGAATGGGGACTCGGCTTACTTTTACAAAATAAACAAATCAAAAAAATGATTGGTTCTTATGTCGGTGAAAATAAAGAGTTCGAGCGCCAGGTGCTGACAGGCGAACTTGAAGTGGAACTTACCCCACAGGGGACATTGGCGGAAAAAATCCGTGCCGGCGGCGCTGGAATCCCTGCTTTTTATACTCCGGCTGGTGTAGGAACACCGATTGCGGATGGGAAAGAGACAAGAAGCTTTAATGGAAAAGAATATCTATTAGAGGAAGCGCTGACAGCAGACTTCAGCCTGGTTCGCGCCTGGAAGGGCGACCGCATGGGGAACCTGGTGTATCACAAAACAGCCCGAAACTTTAATCCGATGATTGCCGCTGCAGGCAGGGTAACGATTGCAGAAGTGGAGACTTTACATGAAATCGGCGAGCTTGACCCGAATTTTATCCATACTCCAAGCATTTATGTCCAGACAATAATTGAAGGCAAACAGGAAAAGCGGATCGAGAGATTGACCGTTAAAAAATAG
- the spoIIM gene encoding stage II sporulation protein M, with the protein MFSRAFLNFFVCYCPLLDGCHLWAVVVNSMSLTQKEDLFYYLSQFFGQISSGKVAADQDLFLQSFFHNSKFIGLMWILGISIIGLPIILILLFIKGMVIGFTVGFLVNQMGWNGFLLAFVSILPQNLIIIPVFIIMAAISVSFSLKMISRQFMKKIGQPIMPLFQRYIVALLFAIIFISAASAIEAYLSPGLMKAIVHAGNKL; encoded by the coding sequence ATATTTTCGAGAGCATTCCTCAATTTTTTTGTTTGTTATTGTCCTCTTCTTGATGGGTGTCATCTTTGGGCCGTGGTGGTTAATAGTATGAGCCTGACACAGAAGGAGGATCTATTCTATTATTTGTCACAGTTTTTCGGTCAGATTTCCAGCGGTAAAGTCGCGGCTGATCAGGATTTGTTTTTACAAAGCTTTTTTCATAACAGCAAATTTATTGGGCTAATGTGGATTCTTGGAATCTCAATCATAGGACTTCCAATCATACTTATTCTCCTTTTTATTAAGGGTATGGTGATTGGCTTTACCGTTGGTTTCCTTGTCAATCAGATGGGCTGGAATGGATTTCTCCTCGCATTTGTTTCCATTCTCCCTCAGAACCTAATTATTATTCCAGTATTTATCATCATGGCAGCCATATCGGTTTCTTTTTCATTAAAGATGATCAGCAGGCAATTTATGAAAAAAATCGGTCAGCCCATCATGCCATTATTTCAAAGATATATTGTTGCCCTGCTGTTCGCGATCATCTTTATTTCAGCTGCATCAGCTATTGAAGCATATCTATCACCTGGCTTAATGAAGGCGATTGTACATGCAGGAAATAAATTATAA
- a CDS encoding YqzK family protein, with translation MFSFLKMVLQTLKVFILFTGCTILFYYGIMWMNEEYQNYHRYDEPEGSAIKVSNAVKEDSSSWFDRLLLFYLNGE, from the coding sequence GTGTTTTCTTTTTTGAAAATGGTGCTTCAAACTTTAAAAGTGTTTATTTTGTTTACGGGATGCACGATCCTTTTTTACTATGGTATCATGTGGATGAACGAAGAGTATCAAAATTACCACCGCTATGACGAACCGGAGGGCTCCGCGATAAAAGTATCCAATGCGGTAAAAGAAGATAGTTCTTCCTGGTTTGACAGGCTATTATTGTTTTATTTAAATGGGGAGTAA
- the spoIIAB gene encoding anti-sigma F factor: MKNEMNLQFSALSQNESFARVTVAAFIAQLDPTMDELTEIKTVVSEGVTNAIIHGYENDPEGIVYISVSIEDGMIELSIKDNGSGIADVEEARQPLFTTKPDLERSGMGFTIMENFMDEVEVHSQPGTGTEIRLRKHLSTSKMLCN; the protein is encoded by the coding sequence GTGAAGAATGAGATGAATCTTCAATTCAGTGCTTTAAGTCAAAATGAGTCGTTTGCAAGGGTTACGGTGGCTGCATTTATTGCCCAGCTTGATCCAACCATGGATGAATTGACTGAAATCAAAACAGTTGTATCTGAAGGTGTAACGAACGCGATTATCCACGGCTATGAAAATGATCCGGAGGGTATTGTTTATATCAGCGTGTCCATTGAGGATGGAATGATTGAACTGTCCATTAAAGATAATGGATCAGGGATTGCAGATGTGGAAGAAGCTCGTCAGCCATTGTTTACAACGAAGCCGGATTTAGAACGCTCCGGTATGGGTTTTACCATCATGGAAAATTTTATGGATGAGGTAGAGGTTCATTCACAACCTGGCACAGGAACCGAAATAAGATTACGTAAGCATTTGTCAACGAGCAAAATGCTTTGCAATTAA
- a CDS encoding YolD-like family protein produces the protein MIRDRGRIKWTSMMLPEHVKMLRDWVKEDVYEQEKEVDEQQLELMNDILSEAMEFNQSVTITHYRNRNYELVLGIIHYWDELEQKLHIVDKFEEIHRIQLKYIADVRLSGDDQV, from the coding sequence ATGATTCGTGACCGCGGTAGAATCAAATGGACGTCCATGATGCTTCCCGAGCATGTGAAAATGCTCAGGGATTGGGTGAAGGAGGACGTGTACGAACAGGAAAAAGAAGTAGATGAACAGCAGCTTGAACTGATGAACGATATTTTATCTGAAGCGATGGAATTCAATCAGTCTGTTACAATTACCCATTACCGGAACAGAAATTACGAGCTGGTGCTCGGTATAATTCATTACTGGGACGAATTGGAACAGAAGCTCCACATTGTCGACAAGTTCGAAGAAATCCATCGCATCCAGCTGAAATACATTGCCGATGTCCGGCTTTCCGGTGATGACCAGGTATAG
- a CDS encoding iron-sulfur cluster biosynthesis family protein — protein sequence MMEINITETALQKIIERTSESRGYLKLKYDTDGCGCAVNGVAVLSMEQDLDEGEIAIKTNGIPIYIQKSKAVFFDDKMTIDFSKAVNCFQLKSTSEILNGRMSLVIQKKTD from the coding sequence ATGATGGAAATTAACATAACAGAAACTGCCTTGCAAAAAATAATTGAAAGAACAAGCGAGAGCAGAGGTTATTTAAAGCTGAAATACGATACGGATGGCTGCGGCTGTGCGGTCAATGGGGTAGCAGTCCTTTCCATGGAGCAGGATTTGGATGAGGGTGAGATTGCAATTAAGACCAATGGGATACCGATTTATATACAAAAATCAAAAGCCGTTTTCTTCGATGACAAAATGACCATCGATTTTTCGAAAGCAGTGAACTGCTTCCAACTGAAAAGTACAAGTGAAATACTAAACGGGCGCATGAGCCTGGTAATACAGAAAAAAACAGACTGA
- a CDS encoding YqkE family protein, whose protein sequence is MKKQRKQQPAPKKDDSAVTLGDLINQDLIKQLKEKKHELKAAEERKMEEEEQKKREERRLREKNKSFEDLLNESPMNWKEFK, encoded by the coding sequence ATGAAAAAACAACGAAAGCAGCAGCCAGCCCCGAAAAAAGATGATTCTGCTGTAACGCTGGGAGACCTCATAAACCAGGATTTAATCAAGCAGTTAAAAGAAAAGAAGCACGAGTTAAAGGCAGCAGAAGAAAGGAAAATGGAAGAAGAAGAGCAAAAAAAGCGGGAAGAAAGAAGGCTGCGTGAAAAGAATAAATCGTTCGAAGATCTTTTGAATGAAAGCCCCATGAACTGGAAGGAATTTAAGTAA
- the spoIIAA gene encoding anti-sigma F factor antagonist: MSLNIEMEIKHDVLCIRLSGELDHHTADELREKATVTIEKYQIRHIVMNLEQLSFMDSSGLGVILGRYKQIKQQHGEMVVCAISPAIQRLFDMSGMFKIIGMEPSEEYALQRLGVA; the protein is encoded by the coding sequence GTGAGTCTTAACATTGAAATGGAAATTAAACATGACGTTTTATGCATTCGTTTAAGCGGTGAATTAGACCATCATACGGCTGATGAACTCCGTGAAAAAGCAACAGTGACAATTGAAAAGTATCAAATTCGCCATATTGTCATGAATCTGGAACAGCTATCTTTTATGGATAGTTCAGGTTTGGGAGTTATTTTGGGAAGATATAAACAAATAAAGCAGCAGCATGGTGAAATGGTAGTATGCGCAATTTCCCCAGCCATTCAGAGATTATTTGATATGTCGGGCATGTTTAAAATTATTGGCATGGAACCGTCAGAAGAATATGCTTTGCAAAGATTGGGGGTTGCCTGA
- a CDS encoding D-alanyl-D-alanine carboxypeptidase family protein — MKRIVSILIASCLLSALWIPSVFAKENKDGDLVSNVKSAILIERDTGKVLYDKNSNEKLPPASMTKIMTMLLIMESIDKGKLSWNDKVRASEYAASMGGSQIFLEPGEEMTVKEMLRGIAIGSGNDASVAMAERIAGSEPSFVKMMNKKVKELGLKNTVFKNTTGLPVGGHYSTAHDMAIMAKELLKYEDITKFTGMYEAYLRENTDKKFWLVNTNKLVRFYPGVDGLKTGFTSEAKYCLTATAQKDGMRVIAVVFGAPTSKERNAQVTKMLDYAFSQYQTHPMFKRNYPVGKAAISKGSTKNVDAVTSEPISLLTKKGEKTEKIKKKIILMKNLQAPIEKGDKVGEIQLIKDGKVLMESPLVAKKNVKEASWWTLYKRAFGMFTKAGE; from the coding sequence ATGAAACGAATCGTCTCAATATTGATAGCATCTTGTTTGCTTTCAGCCTTATGGATTCCATCTGTTTTTGCTAAGGAAAACAAGGATGGTGATCTCGTCAGTAATGTAAAATCAGCTATTTTGATTGAACGCGATACAGGAAAGGTCCTATACGACAAAAACAGCAATGAAAAGCTTCCTCCTGCCAGTATGACGAAAATTATGACGATGCTTCTGATCATGGAATCCATTGATAAAGGAAAGCTTTCCTGGAATGATAAAGTAAGGGCAAGCGAATATGCAGCTTCAATGGGTGGTTCACAGATATTTCTTGAGCCAGGAGAAGAAATGACAGTGAAGGAAATGCTGAGGGGAATCGCGATTGGCTCAGGCAATGATGCTTCTGTTGCCATGGCGGAAAGAATTGCCGGATCAGAGCCATCATTTGTAAAAATGATGAATAAAAAAGTAAAAGAATTAGGCCTTAAGAATACAGTCTTTAAAAACACTACAGGACTGCCTGTAGGCGGGCATTACAGCACTGCCCATGATATGGCCATAATGGCAAAAGAATTATTAAAATATGAGGACATTACCAAATTCACTGGAATGTATGAGGCATATTTGCGTGAAAATACGGATAAAAAATTCTGGCTCGTAAACACGAATAAGCTGGTCCGTTTTTATCCAGGTGTAGATGGTCTAAAAACCGGATTCACTTCTGAAGCAAAATACTGCCTGACAGCAACTGCTCAAAAAGATGGTATGCGCGTTATTGCTGTAGTATTTGGGGCGCCAACGTCCAAAGAGCGTAATGCACAGGTGACAAAGATGCTTGATTATGCTTTCAGCCAGTATCAAACACATCCCATGTTCAAGAGGAATTACCCAGTAGGAAAAGCGGCAATCAGCAAAGGAAGTACTAAAAATGTCGATGCCGTTACAAGTGAGCCTATATCCTTATTAACCAAAAAAGGCGAGAAAACCGAAAAGATTAAGAAGAAAATTATTCTAATGAAGAACCTGCAGGCTCCAATTGAAAAAGGGGATAAGGTGGGAGAAATTCAGCTAATCAAAGATGGTAAGGTTTTAATGGAAAGCCCTCTTGTCGCGAAAAAGAATGTTAAGGAAGCCAGCTGGTGGACCCTTTATAAACGTGCGTTTGGAATGTTTACAAAAGCTGGCGAATAA
- a CDS encoding acetyl-CoA C-acetyltransferase yields MRQTEVVIVSAARTAIGNFNGSLKDVSATELGATAIKAVLEQAGVKPELVDEVIMGNVLQAGLGQNPARQASLKAGIPESVSAMTINKVCGSGLKAVHLAAQAIIAGDAEIVVAGGMENMSLAPYLLKSARDGFKMGDQKLVDSMISDGLWCAFNDYHMGVTAENLCTQYGLTREEQDEFSASSQEKASRAIEKGRFKDEIVPVIIPQRKGDPVVFDTDEYPKKGTTAGKLAGLRPAFKKDGSVTAGNASGINDGAAAVVVMSRQKADELGITPLVTIKGNASAGVDPSIMGIGPVTAVKKVLEKTALSLDEIDLIEANEAFAAQSLAVDRELQFNKDILNVNGGAIALGHPIGASGARILVTLIHEMKRRNAQKGLATLCIGGGQGVATIVELA; encoded by the coding sequence ATGAGACAGACAGAAGTGGTAATCGTTAGTGCAGCTCGCACAGCGATTGGTAATTTTAATGGGAGTTTAAAGGATGTTTCCGCAACTGAATTGGGAGCAACAGCAATAAAAGCGGTACTGGAGCAGGCAGGAGTAAAGCCGGAGCTTGTTGATGAGGTCATTATGGGGAATGTTCTTCAGGCAGGGCTAGGTCAGAATCCGGCAAGGCAGGCTTCTTTAAAAGCGGGAATTCCTGAAAGCGTTTCCGCAATGACAATTAATAAAGTATGCGGATCGGGATTGAAAGCTGTGCATCTTGCCGCCCAGGCCATTATCGCGGGAGATGCGGAAATTGTCGTAGCAGGCGGAATGGAAAATATGAGCCTGGCGCCTTATTTATTAAAAAGTGCCCGCGATGGCTTTAAAATGGGTGACCAAAAGCTGGTGGACAGCATGATTTCAGACGGATTATGGTGTGCCTTTAATGATTATCATATGGGAGTTACAGCTGAAAACTTGTGCACCCAGTATGGATTAACAAGAGAAGAACAGGACGAATTTTCCGCATCGAGCCAGGAAAAGGCAAGCAGGGCAATCGAAAAAGGCCGATTTAAGGATGAAATAGTACCTGTTATCATTCCTCAGCGAAAAGGGGATCCAGTTGTATTTGATACAGATGAATACCCGAAGAAAGGTACAACGGCGGGCAAATTGGCAGGTTTGCGTCCGGCCTTTAAAAAAGATGGCAGCGTGACGGCAGGAAACGCTTCCGGAATTAATGACGGGGCAGCAGCAGTTGTCGTGATGAGCAGACAGAAAGCGGATGAGCTTGGAATCACACCGCTCGTAACAATAAAAGGAAATGCCAGTGCTGGTGTTGACCCAAGCATCATGGGGATTGGACCTGTAACAGCCGTTAAGAAGGTGCTTGAAAAAACAGCTCTTAGCCTGGACGAAATCGATTTGATTGAAGCGAATGAAGCGTTTGCGGCACAGTCGCTGGCAGTCGATCGGGAGCTCCAGTTTAATAAAGATATTTTAAATGTAAACGGCGGCGCGATTGCACTTGGCCATCCAATCGGTGCGAGCGGAGCAAGAATTCTCGTAACACTGATTCATGAAATGAAGCGCCGTAATGCCCAAAAAGGATTGGCTACACTTTGTATCGGCGGCGGACAAGGCGTTGCCACGATTGTGGAGCTTGCCTAA
- the deoB gene encoding phosphopentomutase, with protein sequence MTSATYKRIFLIVMDSVGIGEAPDAEKFGDKGSDTFGHIAERMNGLNMPNMGKLGLSNIREIGGIEKAGKPLAYYTKMQEASNGKDTMTGHWEIMGLNIQTPFRVFPDGFPPELIAELESRSGRKIIGNKPASGTEILDELGEEHMKTGALIVYTSADSVLQIAAHEEIIPIEEQYKICKIARELTLDEKYMVGRVIATPFLGEPGNFKRTANRHDYALKPFRRTVMNDLKDAGLDVIAIGKISDIYDGEGVTQSLRTVSNMDGMDKLLQTLDMDFTGLSFLNLVDFDALFGHRRDPEGYGKALEEYDARLTEVFSKMKEDDLLIITADHGNDPVHPGTDHTREYVPLLVYSKGMAKGEELPIRETFADIGATVAENFNVTMPEFGKSFLKEIK encoded by the coding sequence ATGACTTCTGCTACATATAAAAGAATCTTTTTGATTGTCATGGACTCAGTAGGGATTGGCGAAGCGCCTGATGCTGAAAAATTTGGTGATAAAGGATCGGATACATTCGGGCATATTGCTGAAAGAATGAACGGGCTCAACATGCCAAATATGGGGAAGCTTGGGCTCAGTAATATCAGGGAAATAGGCGGAATTGAGAAAGCTGGCAAGCCACTCGCATATTACACAAAAATGCAGGAAGCTTCCAACGGAAAAGATACAATGACAGGGCATTGGGAAATCATGGGTTTGAATATCCAAACACCGTTCCGCGTTTTTCCAGACGGTTTTCCGCCTGAACTGATTGCAGAACTTGAAAGCCGCAGCGGCAGAAAGATTATCGGCAACAAGCCAGCAAGCGGTACAGAAATTCTTGACGAGCTTGGTGAGGAGCATATGAAAACTGGTGCACTCATTGTCTACACATCCGCTGATTCCGTGCTGCAGATTGCTGCACACGAAGAGATTATTCCAATTGAGGAACAATATAAAATCTGCAAAATCGCACGCGAATTGACACTGGATGAAAAATATATGGTAGGCCGGGTAATTGCAACGCCGTTCCTGGGCGAACCGGGCAATTTTAAAAGAACTGCCAATCGACATGATTACGCGTTAAAACCATTTCGCCGCACAGTTATGAATGATCTAAAGGACGCAGGCCTTGATGTTATTGCGATTGGGAAAATTTCCGACATTTATGACGGCGAGGGTGTCACGCAATCGCTTAGAACAGTTTCTAACATGGACGGAATGGATAAACTTCTGCAAACTCTTGATATGGACTTCACTGGATTGAGCTTCCTGAATCTTGTCGATTTTGATGCCCTGTTTGGTCATCGTCGTGATCCTGAGGGATATGGAAAAGCATTGGAAGAATATGATGCGCGCTTAACGGAAGTATTTTCAAAGATGAAGGAAGACGATCTATTAATCATTACGGCAGACCACGGTAATGATCCGGTTCATCCTGGAACAGACCATACACGCGAATATGTTCCTTTGCTGGTTTATTCTAAAGGAATGGCAAAGGGAGAAGAACTTCCTATCCGAGAAACATTTGCTGATATTGGTGCAACTGTCGCTGAAAACTTTAATGTCACTATGCCTGAGTTCGGAAAAAGCTTTTTAAAAGAGATTAAGTAA
- a CDS encoding GrpB family protein, protein MIPRKVEVVPYREEWKSLYNDEKKRLISILLPDEVFVHHIGSTSIPGLSAKPIIDIIAEAADLEIFDKKTPELNSAGYIAKGENGIKGRRYFFKCSENGERLFHLHAFEKGSPQVKRHLAFRDYLVVSPEDAARYASIKETAARKFPYEIEFYIDYKDAIVKEIESKALEWWNKRAK, encoded by the coding sequence ATGATTCCGCGCAAGGTTGAAGTAGTGCCTTACAGAGAGGAATGGAAAAGCTTATATAATGATGAAAAGAAAAGATTAATCAGCATACTTTTACCCGATGAAGTATTCGTCCATCATATCGGAAGCACCTCAATCCCTGGATTAAGTGCGAAACCGATTATTGACATCATCGCAGAAGCTGCTGATTTGGAGATTTTTGATAAAAAAACGCCTGAGCTAAACTCGGCAGGGTACATTGCAAAAGGGGAAAACGGCATAAAGGGGCGCCGTTATTTTTTCAAATGCAGCGAAAATGGCGAAAGGCTGTTTCATCTGCATGCTTTTGAAAAAGGAAGCCCACAGGTGAAAAGGCATCTCGCATTTCGGGATTATTTAGTAGTGAGTCCGGAAGATGCTGCACGTTATGCCAGTATAAAAGAAACAGCAGCACGCAAATTTCCTTATGAAATAGAGTTCTACATCGATTATAAGGATGCGATTGTTAAAGAAATAGAGTCAAAGGCACTGGAATGGTGGAATAAAAGAGCAAAATAA
- a CDS encoding NUDIX hydrolase gives MSLEEKTLHTEEIYSGKIISLQLQDVELPNGKTSKREIIKHPGAVAVVAVTDENKIVMVEQYRKALERTIVEIPAGKLEKGEEPSVCARRELEEETGYECESIELLVSFYTSPGFADEIVHLYVAKGLKQKENAAAPDEDEFVNLEELTLEEALQYMKEQKIYDAKTIYAVQYLQLQEALSKK, from the coding sequence ATGAGCCTTGAGGAAAAAACATTACATACCGAGGAAATATATTCTGGTAAAATAATCAGCCTGCAGCTGCAGGACGTCGAACTTCCAAATGGAAAAACCTCTAAACGTGAAATCATTAAACACCCGGGAGCAGTCGCTGTAGTGGCAGTAACGGATGAAAATAAAATTGTAATGGTAGAGCAATACCGAAAAGCACTTGAAAGAACAATTGTTGAAATACCGGCAGGGAAACTGGAAAAAGGCGAAGAACCGTCGGTTTGTGCGCGTCGTGAGCTGGAGGAAGAAACAGGCTACGAATGTGAGAGCATCGAGTTGCTCGTTTCTTTTTATACTTCGCCTGGCTTTGCTGACGAAATTGTCCATTTATATGTAGCAAAAGGACTTAAACAAAAAGAGAATGCGGCAGCTCCTGATGAAGATGAATTTGTAAATCTAGAAGAACTGACCCTTGAGGAAGCTTTGCAATATATGAAAGAACAAAAAATATATGATGCGAAAACTATCTATGCTGTTCAATACTTACAGCTACAAGAGGCCTTATCGAAAAAATGA
- a CDS encoding CDGSH iron-sulfur domain-containing protein has product MSKVQIKVNDNGSLRVTGDIELLDGEGNVIETKPAFSLCRCGLSKNMPFCDASHKGVFKSEVRVQKNEE; this is encoded by the coding sequence ATGTCAAAAGTTCAAATTAAGGTGAATGATAACGGCTCGCTTCGTGTGACTGGCGATATTGAATTGCTCGATGGAGAAGGAAATGTAATTGAAACGAAACCAGCTTTTTCCCTTTGCCGCTGCGGCCTTTCTAAAAACATGCCGTTTTGTGATGCGTCACATAAAGGGGTTTTCAAATCCGAAGTACGTGTTCAAAAGAACGAAGAATAA
- a CDS encoding Fur family transcriptional regulator — protein sequence METRIERIKKLLHSSSYKLTPQREATVRVLLENEEDHLSAEDVYLLVKEKSPEIGLATVYRTLELLTELKIVDKINFGDGVSRYDLRQEGAAHFHHHLVCIECGAVDEIQDDLLEDVEAIVERDWNFKIKDHRLTFHGICYRCQEKDATEEPTE from the coding sequence ATGGAGACTAGAATTGAAAGAATTAAGAAGCTGTTGCATTCCTCGAGCTATAAGCTGACGCCCCAACGGGAAGCTACCGTTCGAGTTTTACTGGAAAATGAAGAGGATCATTTAAGTGCTGAAGATGTATACCTCCTCGTTAAGGAAAAATCGCCTGAAATTGGGCTTGCAACCGTTTATCGGACTTTGGAATTATTAACTGAATTAAAAATTGTAGACAAAATCAACTTTGGTGACGGGGTTTCCCGTTATGACCTCAGGCAGGAAGGTGCCGCACATTTCCATCATCACCTCGTATGTATTGAATGCGGTGCGGTGGATGAGATTCAGGATGATCTTCTTGAAGATGTTGAGGCAATTGTCGAACGTGACTGGAATTTCAAAATCAAGGATCACCGCCTGACTTTCCATGGTATTTGCTATCGCTGCCAGGAAAAGGACGCAACAGAAGAACCAACAGAATAA
- the mciZ gene encoding Z-ring formation inhibitor MciZ yields the protein MKVYLHGKGFILVGKGWEVVQKLKEYNKQYSSVAEWIQSLNPKKC from the coding sequence ATGAAGGTCTATCTGCATGGGAAGGGATTTATCCTCGTCGGCAAGGGCTGGGAAGTGGTACAGAAGCTAAAAGAGTACAATAAGCAATATTCTTCCGTTGCGGAATGGATTCAATCCTTGAATCCCAAAAAGTGCTAG